One Panicum virgatum strain AP13 chromosome 9K, P.virgatum_v5, whole genome shotgun sequence genomic region harbors:
- the LOC120648183 gene encoding zinc finger MYM-type protein 1-like: MTSGTIQKELAECCAQAVTKVIKEEMSGCLFSILVDESRDISVKEQMAIIVRYVNKKGQVVERFLGIKHVKLTTSEALKRAIVEVLSAHGLTIAKIRGQGYDGASNMRGEFNGVQKLIRDENPYAFYIHCFAHQLQLVVVSVSKCCSSIEDFFDYVNMIVSSTSASCKRKDLLIDSHHTIVLNKLESGDISSGRGQHQETSLPRPGDTRWGSHYRTLLRIETMWDSIIEVLQVVHDEERNPSRAGGLVPTMESFSFVFIMKMMLQILRITNELSHLLQKKDQNIVEAMSLVIDVKTRLNNLRSKGYEPLLEEVKTFCQENDIPIPNMEDSVPRFGRSRKGGRNNITQDHYFRVDTFFATIVLSQQSLIIDSVRYHRNYLLALLALILEIHSLTLM, from the exons ATGACTTCTGGAACAATTCAGAAAGAACTTGCCGAGTGTTGTGCTCAAGCTGTTACCAAAGTCATAAAAGAAGAGATGAGTGGTTGTTTATTCTCTATTCTTGTTGATGAATCTCGTGATATATCAGTCAAAGAGCAAATGGCCATAATAGTCAG GTATGTGAATAAAAAAGGGCAAGTAGTTGAAAGATTTTTGGGTATCAAGCATGTCAAGCTAACTACATCAGAAGCATTAAAGAGAGCAATAGTGGAGGTTCTTAGTGCCCATGGTTTAACTATTGCAAAAATACGAGGCCAAGGGTATGATGGAGCTTCTAATATGAGAGGTGAATTCAATGGTGTTCAAAAACTAATTCGTGATGAGAACCCATATGCTTTCTATATCCATTGTTTTGCTCACCAATTGCAGTTGGTAGTTGTTTCGGTTTCAAAGTGTTGTTCATCTATAGAGGATTTCTTTGACTATGTGAACATGATTGTGAGCAGCACTAGTGCATCTTGTAAGAGGAAGGATTTATTGATTGATAGTCATCATACAATTGTTTTGAATAAGTTGGAGAGTGGAGATATTTCATCAGGTAGAGGACAACATCAAGAAACATCATTGCCTAGGCCTGGAGATACAAGATGGGGATCTCACTACAGGACATTGCTTCGTATTGAAACAATGTGGGACTCAATAATAGAAGTTCTGCAAGTGGTGCATGATGAGGAACGTAATCCATCAAGGGCAGGGGGGTTGGTGCCTACTATGGAGTCTTTCAGCTTTGTGTTTATCATGAAGATGATGTTACAGATCCTTCGCATAACAAATGAGCTATCTCATCTGTTGCAGAAGAAGGATCAAAATATTGTTGAGGCCATGTCTTTGGTTATTGACGTGAAAACACGTTTGAACAATTTGAGAAGCAAAGGTTATGAGCCACTACTTGAAGAAGTCAAAACATTTTGCCAAGAAAATGATATCCCAATACCAAATATGGAAGATAGTGTACCAAGATTTGGTAGATCAAGGAAAGGAGGGAGAAACAACATCACTCAAGATCATTACTTTCGTGTTGATACCTTCTTTGCTACCATAGTGCTATCACAACAGAGTTTGATCATCGATTCAGTGAGGTATCATCGGAATTACTTACTTGCTTTGCTTGCCTTGATCCTAGAGATTCATTCTCTAACTTTGATGTGA